The genomic region GCTACCACGTCGGCGGCCAATGGTATCAACCGATGAGTCCGCAGGAGGCGGTCGGCTACACCGAGGAGGGATTGGCGTCGCATTATCACGAGGGATTTCTCATTTTTCCGGGGCACGACGCGCTCGACGGCAGCCTTTATCCATGGAGCAGCGGTGCCGCTCACAAGACACTCCCGCTCCCGTGCGTCATCCGCGTGACCAACCTGAAAAATGGACGTCACGTCAAAGTCCGCGTGACGGATCGCGGCCCGTTCATTCGCAATCGCATTCTCGATGTCACCTCGCCCGTGGCGAAAAAACTCGGCTTCTACGACGAGGGCCTCGCCCGCGTCCGGCTCGAAGTCCTCAGCGTCGGCGACGGGAAATACCGGATTCCCTAACGTCGCACCCAGATCGTTGCCTGCGCGATGCTCCACTGGTATTTGCGGGCGTGTTCGCGAATGAGGAAGGGCAGGTCCTGCGTCGTCAGCAGGAGAAAATCGGGCAGCTCGAGTTGCAGTCGTTCGTAAGTCGTCACGGCGCGCTCG from Chthoniobacterales bacterium harbors:
- a CDS encoding septal ring lytic transglycosylase RlpA family protein; amino-acid sequence: MHRFSRLTFALLATLFLHGCGGGSYRGYKTAGYHVGGQWYQPMSPQEAVGYTEEGLASHYHEGFLIFPGHDALDGSLYPWSSGAAHKTLPLPCVIRVTNLKNGRHVKVRVTDRGPFIRNRILDVTSPVAKKLGFYDEGLARVRLEVLSVGDGKYRIP